A single genomic interval of Sulfoacidibacillus ferrooxidans harbors:
- a CDS encoding peptidylprolyl isomerase: MKKAILTMENGNVLEFELYPQHAPGTVANFEKLSNSNFYDGLTFHRVIPGFVSQGGCPVGNGSGGPGYTIKCETQGNPLKHKRGVLSMAHAGKDTGGSQFFVVHDRKSTAHLDGVHTVFGEILSGEDYIDQIHQGDRMKSIRVEDSEA; encoded by the coding sequence ATGAAAAAAGCAATCTTAACGATGGAAAACGGGAACGTTTTAGAGTTTGAATTGTATCCCCAACACGCCCCAGGCACTGTAGCTAATTTTGAGAAATTATCTAACTCCAATTTTTATGATGGACTCACTTTTCACCGCGTGATCCCGGGATTTGTAAGCCAAGGCGGTTGTCCAGTTGGCAATGGCTCAGGTGGTCCAGGATATACGATTAAATGTGAAACACAAGGAAATCCCCTCAAACATAAAAGAGGCGTACTATCTATGGCCCATGCTGGTAAAGACACAGGTGGTTCACAGTTTTTTGTGGTTCACGATCGCAAAAGCACGGCTCACTTAGATGGAGTACATACTGTTTTTGGTGAGATCCTCTCAGGGGAAGACTACATTGATCAGATCCATCAAGGAGATCGCATGAAATCTATTCGCGTTGAAGACTCTGAAGCATAA